The following DNA comes from Halobacteriovorax sp. HLS.
CATAAGCACTTTAAGGGAGTCACATCAGCTCCCTAGAAATTCAAATATTCTTACTTGAATTTAAATATTTCTTTTGGCAATATTCTTAGCTAAATAACTAAATCAAGGATATCTATGAAAATCGTGCTTCTTTCACTAACTCTCCTCTTAATGGGGTGTAATTCTAAAGTCGAGATAAATGTAGGATCAAGTGTTGAGCTTACCAAATGGAATGAAACAGAAAACACTAAAGGTCTAATAAAATACATCAAAGACTCAGCAACTGAAGGACATGAGAACTATGTTCCTCCAATAGACAGAATTGCTGTTTTTGATAATGATGGGACACTTTGGTCTGAACAACCTTTCTATTACCCAGTTCAAGCCCTACTCGACTTTTACAAAGAAATTATCGTAATCAAGCACAAAAAAGGTATTTCAAGTGTAGACACTATTTTAAAAAATGGTGTCCATAAAGCATCTAAGAAAGATCTGGTTTTTGTTTTAAAGACTATTCAGTCAGGTACAACAAACGAAGAGTTTGAGCAGTTCGTTAAGCTCTGGTTAACAACTAAGAAGCACAAGAAATTTGAAAAACTATATTACAAAATGACATATGCACCGATGACTGAGCTTTTAAATATATTAAAAGAAAATGATTACGAAGTCTTCATGGTAACAGGTGGGGAGACACAATTTGCGAGAGTTCTAAACAGAATATCTTATCAATTACCAGAGCAAAATATTATAGGAACAACCTTCTCTAAGAAAGTAATTGAAGAAGATGGACAAATGAAGGTTATAAGAACAAACGATGACTTCTTTTTAAACGACAAAGAAGGGAAAATAGTAAGCATTGTCGAAAAAATCGGTAAAGTTCCTACTATTGCATTTGGCAACTCGGACGGAGATTTTGCAATGCTAAAATACACAAAACTTAATTCTAAGTACAAGACATACGCTGCCGTTATCAGACATGATGATGAACCTAGAGAGTTTCTATACGACAGAGAAACTCACGTAGGAAAGTTAGACAAAGTCTTAGACGAGTCTAGTAAATACGGAATCGAAATTATTTCAATGAAAAAGGACTTTAAAATTCTTTTCGAATAGAAAAGTGCGGGAGAGATTTCTGCCGCGCTTACTTTTCATTTCCATTAACAACATACTTAGTCATCTTTTATAAAGTTATATACATTTATTCTTTTCTTAGATTTGACCTTATAATTGGATCTCTTTGTACCTGTTCTGTATAATCTCTCTTTTATCGAAAAGGGGTCTACATTAGGATCTATTGATAATAATAATGATATGGCCCCTGAAACAAATGGAGCGGCCATAGAGGTACCTCTCTTATAGGAATAACCACTTTCGGTGATATCAGTTGAATAGATTTTTTCCCCTGGAGCAAGGATATCAACTTTCTTAGTTCCGTAATTACTTTCAGCATGAATTCTTCCATTCATCGCTAAATTGCCAACAATTATAACATCTTTGTAATTGGCTAAAAATATTCTTCTTCTATTAATATCTTTGCCACTATTTCCAGCTGCGCCTACAACGATAACACCTTTCGAAGTAGCATAGTTCACTGCCTGCTCTAATTCAGGAATATCTTTGTACTCAATCCAAGAGCAATTGATAACTTTTGCTCCATTATCAACGGCGTATCGAATAGCTCGAACAGAGGCAAGAGCATCGGAAGTTTTACCATCAAAGGCCTTTAAGATCATTAACTTTGCACTAGGGTTAATACCATTAATACCTATACCGTTATGAGCAGCTCCAATAATGCCCGCAACGTGTGTACCATGACCATGTGTATCTTCAAGAGTGTTATTATTACTTACAAAATTAAAACCGTTAATATCATCAATGTGGCCATTATTATCATCATCAACTCCAACAATTCCATTTTTCTCAGCTTCATTAACCCAGAGCTGATCTCTAAGGTCAGGATGATTAATATTTGCTCCAGTATCGATTACAGCGACGACAGTATTGTCGAATTCATAATTATTCCAAATCAATTCAATTTTATCTCCATCAAATGATTTATAAACCCACTGCTTGCTAGTATAAGAAGCATTGATGGTAAAAGTGAAAAAATTGGAAATAATGAGGACTAATACGGAAGTTCTTTTCATAAAATAATAGATATCATATTGAAAAAAAATATCTTGTTTTTTGAATTTTTTATAACAAAAGAATAGATCCAACAGAGTGGCTTTACTAAAGTATTATTTAGATAAGCCGATATAAATATGTGAATTTAAGTTGGAAACTGGAATATTTATAAGCAAAGAGTAATTTTGCCAATTTTTACGGTGGTTACAGACTTTTAAAGTAATTAATGAGCTTAAATAAACAGATGTAAGTACCTGTTTTCACACTTAGCTATAAAATTAGCCCTTTAGAATCCTAGGGCATGGTAGAGTTAAGTGTTTGCAAATTTACTAAGAAGGAACATTTGCTTAGATATAAGATCCTATTAATATTAGCTTTCCAAGTTTTCTTTTACGGTTGTAAAAGCCAATTGAAAGTGGACTCAGAGTCAATTCGAAGCAGAAGCCTCTGTCCGAACTCTCCATTAGAAAATGGCACCTGTGTACTAGGTGTAGAACAATCTTGGAACTTTGATAATTCTGCAGACTATACATTCCCTACAAATTACATAGAAGTTAACTCAGGAGCAGCAAGTTTAAAAGTAGTTGATGTCAATCACTCTACTTCAGACTTCTCTAGTGGTACTCACGTTGGCACTTATATAAATTCAAATAATAGACTTAGCATTTCAGATAAATATAGTAGCGCTCTAAATGTTAAGAATATCTTTCCGGACTACGTTTCAAACTTAGTTGGCTATTGGAGACTAGATAACGACCTAACCGACAGCTCACCAAGTAATTTAACAACAGTTTCTTCTACCGGTTCAAGCTTTAGTACTGATTCTAAAATAGGAACTCATTCCCATGCTTATTCAAGTAACCCGACAGGAGTTAGGGCTTCAGGATTTCCTAATCTAACAAATCAATTATCGATCTCCTTTTGGATAAATGTAACCTCTCATAATTCGTCTAGAAGAGTATTTTCTAAAGGACTTGATGACGCTAATGTTGACTTTCAATTCTTATCAAATAGTTCTGGATTATTTACTTTCAACAGTACCTCATGTTCAACACCATACAATCAAGAAGTAGTCCTAGGTGTCTGGACACACTTTGTAATTGTTCTAGATGGTGCAAACCTAAAAGTATTTAAAGATTCCGTTAAAACTCATGAGCAAAGCTGTAGCGCCTCTATTTCTAACAAAGGTGATAATTTTGTTATCGGGTCAAATCAAAGTGGATTTAGCTCTCTAGATGGAAAAACAGATGAGGTAGCTCTTTGGAATAGAGGTCTTAGCGAAGCAGAAGTTAGAAAGCTATATGAAAATCAAGCACAAAACTTTTCTGAACTAATGTCCACATGGACTCCAAAGTTCTCAAATCTAATTGGATATTGGAAGATGAATGGCAACTGGCTAGACTCATCTTTAAATGGAAATCACGCTACACCTTCAGGATCTCCTCTGTTCTCAACTGCACAAAAACTTGGAACTCATTCAAGTATATTTGATGGTATTAACGATACCGCAACTGCTAATGCTTCAAGTACTTACCTTGCAAGCTCTAATCAACCATTGAGCTTAATGGCATGGATAAAACCTACTTCTATCGGAACAGGAAATGTGGTAAATAGAGTTATCAATTTGCATCGTGACACAACAGCTGGAACAACTGTTGCTCTGGCTCTAGGGTCAAATAATAGAATTCAATACTATAATCATGCTGACACAAGTGCGACTTCATTTGATTCATTAGCTATTTTAAATAAGTGGCAACATATTGCACTCGTTTATAATGGCACTTGTTTTCAACCTTATCTAAATGGTGTCAAAGATGGAGTATGCTCAACAAAGTCTTTAAGTGCTGGTGGATCTTACGAATTGACTATAGGTAGTTATAATGGTTCTTCAAACCAATATGCGGGAGAACTTGATGATGTCGCAGTCTTTAATACAAACCTAGACGAGGCGGAAATTAACCTCATTTACAATAGACAAAAACAAAAATCAGCGGCTCACTACGACTCACCTATTATAGACCTAGGGGCAGATACTAATATTCCATTTCTTGAAACAATAACACCTCTTCCATTTATGAAAGAAATTGTTGGTCCAGTATCTGAAAACTCAACCAGCTATTCTTCGTTAGTTGCAGATTTGAGTACTGGCCTAGTTGGTAACTGGCATTTTAATGAAACTTCATTTGGCACAGCTCCTGGCGCAACCGACTTTGCAGATAGCTCAAGTTATGGCAACCATGGCGTGGGTGTTAACACACCTGTTCTTTCAACAAACTCAGTTCTTGGCGGAGCAGTCGAATTGCAAGATACAGATATGGATACTATCAACTTTGGGAGTTCAGCATCACTAGACTTTGCCTCAGACTTTACAATTTCTACTTGGGTATATTTAGAAAGCTATCCGACTGCAGCTCAGGATTACCTAATATCTAAAGGAAACTATAGCTCAGCAGGTTGGGCAGTAGGCATTATTGGAACAACTAGCAGCTGCGCAGGACTAGATGGAGCAATTTACTTTAGTGATGGTGATGGTGGATTTCACGCGTGTACAAATACTGCGATACCATTGAATAAATGGTCACATATACTCGTTAGGTATGAAAGTGGAACGGTTAATATCTATTTAAATGGAGTACTTGTAGGCCAAGAAAGTTCTATAACAGTGCAATTTGATTCTTCTTATGACGTAATTCTAGGGAAAAGGTCTCCTAATGATTATCACTATAACGGACTGGTTGATGAGCTGGCCATTTGGAATAGGGCCCTCTCCAATAGTGAAGTACTGCACCTCTACCAAAGAGTTGCAAATAGGATTAAGTATCAAGTACGATCATGTAATGATGCAAATTGTGATTCCGAAGTTTTTATAGGGCCAGACGGAACATCTAAAACCTATTTTTCAGAATATCATAACAATAGTGTGATAGATGCTAGCGGAAATCCTATTGGTTCTGTTGTTGCGAACTCGGCAAGGTTTACATTCACAGATTTTGTAACAGCACCGGCAAGTAATCGATATTTTCAATATAGGCTATACCTTGAGAGTGACGATGAATCTGGTCTATGCGCTGGAAAGCTCTGTATGCCCGAAATAACTTCATTGAATCTGTCTTCTAGCAATATCTACTATGGAGACTCTCCATCAATTGTTACAAACACTCCTCTAAGCTATAGTAAAATTGAATCAATCTCTATAACAGAGATTGGAACCTGCCAGATCGGTTACCAAATCTCAAACAATGGAACAGATTTTTACTTCTGGAATTCATCGACATGGACACCAGTTTCCTCTAGTGCTGATAGGAGTAACCTAAGTGTACTAGCTGAAAAGATTTCATTATTTCCAACCCAAGTCGGAGCAGGAAATCTCTATATAAAGGCATACCTAACCTCCGACACCACACAGTCGTGTTCTATTGATAAAATATCAGTTAAGACTATTAACTAACATTTTCATGCAATATTTATAGAGTGTAATGTATAGTATTAGTAGATGAACAACTCTAAAAAGAAACAACTATTATTAATTTTAGTAAATACAGTTTTGCTATTTATTTTTACGCTTTGCTTGTTAATTTATATAGGAAAGATGGTAACTAATGGCGACTCGGATAGTTCTATCGCGGACACTAAATGGGGATATCCAAGTGAAGGTATATTCCAAATAAAACTTCCCTCTCTAGATAAGAAAAAGATAATTTACTACCCTCTAGATGCTAATCAATTCAGGCCAATACTTAATCAAACTGAAAAAGACAAATTTGATAAACACTTTATTATCTCTGGTGACTCAAATATTTTTGGCTACCATTTAAGTGATGATCAAACAATTTCAAATAAACTTAGAAATGAAACACCTTTAATCAATTATGAAATAGTAAATATTTCATTTCCCGGTTGGTCATCATCCAATATTCTTGCTCAATTTGAATTCAAAGATATAAAAGCTATTATTCCACATCAAAAAGGCGTACATATTCATGCATTTTCATTATTTCACTTAAGAAGAGTATGCGGTTTTAACTCTAGCTTTACATGGAACAAAGGCTCATCGCCAAATTACATTTTAAGAAACAACAATTTATACTATGGAGGACTCTATAGAGACTCTATCAAATTTCATCTATTTTTAGTGCGCTCCGCTTTAGAGAGCTTGTTCCCTAGAATACAAAGTGCAACAAGTGAGTACAAGTATGATTCGGCTTGTATCTATAAGGCTGCAAGAATTATACTTGAGCTAAAGAAAAAATACTTAAGCCTATATAGTAAAGGAAAATTTGTCGCAGTCCTCATGCCTCTAGTAGAAAGTGGTGACGATCATTACACAAATGAATTGGTTACACTTCTAAGAAAATTCCAAATATCAACATTAATTGATAAGAAAAGAGTTCCTATAGACGGTCTTTTTTCAGACAATCATCTAAATAATGAAGGAACAACA
Coding sequences within:
- a CDS encoding S8 family peptidase; protein product: MKRTSVLVLIISNFFTFTINASYTSKQWVYKSFDGDKIELIWNNYEFDNTVVAVIDTGANINHPDLRDQLWVNEAEKNGIVGVDDDNNGHIDDINGFNFVSNNNTLEDTHGHGTHVAGIIGAAHNGIGINGINPSAKLMILKAFDGKTSDALASVRAIRYAVDNGAKVINCSWIEYKDIPELEQAVNYATSKGVIVVGAAGNSGKDINRRRIFLANYKDVIIVGNLAMNGRIHAESNYGTKKVDILAPGEKIYSTDITESGYSYKRGTSMAAPFVSGAISLLLSIDPNVDPFSIKERLYRTGTKRSNYKVKSKKRINVYNFIKDD
- a CDS encoding LamG domain-containing protein translates to MDSESIRSRSLCPNSPLENGTCVLGVEQSWNFDNSADYTFPTNYIEVNSGAASLKVVDVNHSTSDFSSGTHVGTYINSNNRLSISDKYSSALNVKNIFPDYVSNLVGYWRLDNDLTDSSPSNLTTVSSTGSSFSTDSKIGTHSHAYSSNPTGVRASGFPNLTNQLSISFWINVTSHNSSRRVFSKGLDDANVDFQFLSNSSGLFTFNSTSCSTPYNQEVVLGVWTHFVIVLDGANLKVFKDSVKTHEQSCSASISNKGDNFVIGSNQSGFSSLDGKTDEVALWNRGLSEAEVRKLYENQAQNFSELMSTWTPKFSNLIGYWKMNGNWLDSSLNGNHATPSGSPLFSTAQKLGTHSSIFDGINDTATANASSTYLASSNQPLSLMAWIKPTSIGTGNVVNRVINLHRDTTAGTTVALALGSNNRIQYYNHADTSATSFDSLAILNKWQHIALVYNGTCFQPYLNGVKDGVCSTKSLSAGGSYELTIGSYNGSSNQYAGELDDVAVFNTNLDEAEINLIYNRQKQKSAAHYDSPIIDLGADTNIPFLETITPLPFMKEIVGPVSENSTSYSSLVADLSTGLVGNWHFNETSFGTAPGATDFADSSSYGNHGVGVNTPVLSTNSVLGGAVELQDTDMDTINFGSSASLDFASDFTISTWVYLESYPTAAQDYLISKGNYSSAGWAVGIIGTTSSCAGLDGAIYFSDGDGGFHACTNTAIPLNKWSHILVRYESGTVNIYLNGVLVGQESSITVQFDSSYDVILGKRSPNDYHYNGLVDELAIWNRALSNSEVLHLYQRVANRIKYQVRSCNDANCDSEVFIGPDGTSKTYFSEYHNNSVIDASGNPIGSVVANSARFTFTDFVTAPASNRYFQYRLYLESDDESGLCAGKLCMPEITSLNLSSSNIYYGDSPSIVTNTPLSYSKIESISITEIGTCQIGYQISNNGTDFYFWNSSTWTPVSSSADRSNLSVLAEKISLFPTQVGAGNLYIKAYLTSDTTQSCSIDKISVKTIN
- a CDS encoding HAD family hydrolase, whose amino-acid sequence is MKIVLLSLTLLLMGCNSKVEINVGSSVELTKWNETENTKGLIKYIKDSATEGHENYVPPIDRIAVFDNDGTLWSEQPFYYPVQALLDFYKEIIVIKHKKGISSVDTILKNGVHKASKKDLVFVLKTIQSGTTNEEFEQFVKLWLTTKKHKKFEKLYYKMTYAPMTELLNILKENDYEVFMVTGGETQFARVLNRISYQLPEQNIIGTTFSKKVIEEDGQMKVIRTNDDFFLNDKEGKIVSIVEKIGKVPTIAFGNSDGDFAMLKYTKLNSKYKTYAAVIRHDDEPREFLYDRETHVGKLDKVLDESSKYGIEIISMKKDFKILFE